In Sphingomonas sp. M1-B02, the sequence TTAGAATAGCGGAATAACGAAGGATTGAGTAGATCGAGATTGCTGGGCAGCTCTAGTTTTGGAACTTCGTTTCCGGTAAAATCGAACGAGGATACATAGTTGCTGATCGTCTGCAGTCGCACAAAAGTCTGAGTATTTTCCAATCTGGCGTAGTTGTAACTTATTTCTGGCCTCACCTCGAAGCGTCCGAAACGGATTATCGCGCCGCTTCCGGCTGAAATGGTGTCGCTTTTAACCGTGAGCCGCTCATCATTAGTTTGGATCGGACGTCTTACAGTGCCGGCAACCAGTACCTCATTTTCTGACAAACTATAATCCAGGTAGTCTGAAGCATTAGTAGTCAGGGGGAGCGAGAGCCATGTTCGGCGGCGGTCAGTATCCAAATTTGAATAAATTGCATCTGCGTACAATTCTAGGTGTTCACTTGGTTTGAACTGCAATGCGATGTTGGCGCCTAGCCGGCTCCGATTCTCAGATAGGTCTTGGTATCGAAGGTCTGCAATGTAGATACCGGCAAGTCCATCTCTGTTCGGATCATTAGCGCTCGGGTTGCCAGATGTGTTGAACGCTGTCGTCAGAAAGTTGAAACCGGAAGAGGAGTCGAACGATTCGTCGATCACAGGGCGTTCGGAATACGTCACCCCAACCAGGACACCGATGGTGTCATCAGCGAATGTTTTGGATACCAGCGCCGAGGCGGCGTAACCTTTTCGTTCGGAAAGGTCCGCATAAACTCCCGAGACGTCGAAAGCGAAGGTCGGGCCCTTGCCGTCCAGTGGTTTCCTGGTGATGACGTTGACGGTCCCTCCCAGAGAGCCTTCAGCTTGATCCGCCGAAAGAAGCTTAATGACCTCCAACCGGCTGATCAGTTCAGAAGGAAAGAGTGAGAGAGCATTATAGTCCGCGTCGCGAACTGTGCTGTTCCCCCGGCCGCGGCCAAACGGGTTGGCCAACGTCCTGCCATTTACCTCTGTACGATTCTGCCGAAGGCCGCGTATCGAAACGCTCGTTCCTTCACCCAGGGATCTTCGAATTTGCACGCCGGATACTCGCTGCAGCGATTCGGCAATATTCGCATCGGGCAATTTTCCAATGTCGGACGCTACAACCGCGTCGACAAACTGCGAGGAATTTCGCTTCACATCCAGAGCGGCCTCAAGGCTGCTTCGAATGCCGGACACCACGATATCCTGGGCATCGTCTGCCGGTGGCTCAGAGGGGTTAGCTGCAGTATCGCCAGCTGTTTCGTTTTTAGCAGGGGCATCTACAATCTGAGCAGAGACGCCCGGACAGTAGGCAGCCGCACCCGCAAGCAACAAGCCGCCAAAAAATCGAAGTTCAGGTATCGCCATCTCCATCCTCCCTCTCAATGGCTTCTCTAACGGCGCCAATATCGCCATTCTGTTGCGATCTTAGCTACATGTCAATGGCTTCAGCCGCGCCACGATTCTCCTTCAGAGATAAAAACCTCGGTTGCGTGTGAGTACGGATTGTTCAGCGCCTGACTCTCGGTCGGGAAATCGTAGGCGTCGTTGCCAGCGCGCGGTCTGCCTGACACGAGCAGAATCAGGTTGAGCACCTGTATGGAAAGTATGGAGATCCGCATTTGCTGGGAGCGCCGGAGCCGTGCCTGGCGTCTTAGCGAGAGAGGATGCTTCCCGAGATATTGCTAACTATGCAATGCCGTGAGCATTCAGGATTTGGGCAGTGGCGTTGCAACATTGATCGTGCGGTTCGACGAAACGGCGCGCTTGAGAGTTCGCTATACGAGATTTCGGATCGAGGTTTCATTGCCACGCGCGAGTGTGCTCTCATCCTGATCGTTCCCGTAGGCGGCTCCATCAAAACCCGCTTTCGCCGTCCAATCGTGATCTCGTGAACCTCGTCCGTTCCGATAGCGTGAGTTCGATCGAAGTCTCTCCCGGTGGGCTGTGGCGGAAAATGAGCGAATGCGGATGAGCGGTCGGTCTTTGAGCGAACCGATTACTGTTCCCTCAAGTCGTAAATGCGACTCATGGGCACCCATTTTTCGCCGGGCGCAGCGTGCGGCAGCGGCTTTTGGAACCGCCACATAAGCTGCTGCCACGCAGCGTCGCGGGGCTCTGATCCCGACGAGCGAGGATAGTCTTTGGCTACTTCCATGATCATGAAAAGTCGGTTGCCGGTCCGCCATATTTCCATGCCGATTATTCCTGTCGCGCGTATGTCCGCCGTGACCTCGGGCCATACCCGCCCGGCGGCGTGATGCGCTTCATACTCGGCAATTAGATCCGGATCATCGACGAGGTCCAAAGCAAAACATTGGCGTCGCGTCATCGGGTGTCCTCTCATTGGCAGCGATCTCCGCGCGACCTGCATAGTGCCGGGGGTAGTGCGGGTTTTGGAGCGCGGGCGGCCCCCTGCTTTCTCAGCTTCATTGCATCCCTCCAATGTGCTATTTGGACTAGTCACAAAGACTGGCTCTCTTGGAGGCAAAACGAACGCCGAACCAACCATCCGTTAGCGATGAAGACTGGTGAGTTATCCGTTGTTGATATTCGTGCCGAGCTACACTCCGCATCGTCGAAGAGCCTTGAAGGCTAACAGC encodes:
- a CDS encoding TonB-dependent receptor is translated as MAIPELRFFGGLLLAGAAAYCPGVSAQIVDAPAKNETAGDTAANPSEPPADDAQDIVVSGIRSSLEAALDVKRNSSQFVDAVVASDIGKLPDANIAESLQRVSGVQIRRSLGEGTSVSIRGLRQNRTEVNGRTLANPFGRGRGNSTVRDADYNALSLFPSELISRLEVIKLLSADQAEGSLGGTVNVITRKPLDGKGPTFAFDVSGVYADLSERKGYAASALVSKTFADDTIGVLVGVTYSERPVIDESFDSSSGFNFLTTAFNTSGNPSANDPNRDGLAGIYIADLRYQDLSENRSRLGANIALQFKPSEHLELYADAIYSNLDTDRRRTWLSLPLTTNASDYLDYSLSENEVLVAGTVRRPIQTNDERLTVKSDTISAGSGAIIRFGRFEVRPEISYNYARLENTQTFVRLQTISNYVSSFDFTGNEVPKLELPSNLDLLNPSLFRYSNVFDNAYDARTVEVAARTDATYKMDSGLIKSLNIGLRYADLEHRRVTSTSQPTISIPITTQSPSLYETVQFPGLLDNNAPSGVYTGFLAANPFATGEKFACSAIGVTCTPGETNPLNSFVIGEKTRAAYLKIEYEAGFLSGNIGVRYSHTARNAVGTQQIGATLSPVVAEPEYEDWLPSFILKADMTHNLVLRLGAAKVVGLPDFEDLSPGISLSAAPPFTGSAGNPNLEPFRANQVDAAIEWYHGKGAALTLGLFYKDIDSFVVQKSAFETPSGSTTQYSVRRSYNGEGGMARGVEILLQQPLTFLPAPLDGLGVLANFSFIDSSTSLINARTGEKLPLQGLSRVNYNLVGYFEKNGLSTRLAYNYRSRFFDSVATTGEGIFFDAYSGVDASIRYDFGSFAIYLEGTNLSDSYQRKYTGSSEATSLYGIQGRRFTLGVSGRF
- a CDS encoding L-rhamnose mutarotase, which encodes MTRRQCFALDLVDDPDLIAEYEAHHAAGRVWPEVTADIRATGIIGMEIWRTGNRLFMIMEVAKDYPRSSGSEPRDAAWQQLMWRFQKPLPHAAPGEKWVPMSRIYDLREQ